A stretch of Pseudomonas sp. CCC3.1 DNA encodes these proteins:
- a CDS encoding LysR family transcriptional regulator, producing MLSAELKAFYRVAQLGSITQAAKKLGLSQPTVTTQIRQLESQYGVELFYRGGRRLTLSDDGVSLLPMVKTLLQQEADIEFFLRNSGHGTGTLRIAATAPYYILDLVKAFRERLPQMAVSVDIGNSQQVLEALDEYRVDLAASSQLLEDPRLIRRVLGTDPLVVAVHRNHPLAKLDHVPLSALAGHCLLMREQGSTTRKLTEDLLNGAGVSVGPLLEIGSRESIREAVLRNIGISIIARQEVPHDPQLRVLSLEGAPLISEYLYCLKERKSARLPAAFLGLAQEMAPA from the coding sequence GTGCTGAGTGCCGAGCTGAAAGCGTTTTACCGGGTGGCCCAGTTGGGCAGCATTACTCAGGCCGCGAAAAAGCTCGGCCTGAGCCAGCCGACCGTGACCACGCAGATTCGCCAGCTTGAAAGCCAGTACGGCGTGGAGTTGTTCTACCGGGGCGGGCGGCGCCTGACGCTCAGCGATGACGGCGTGAGTTTGCTGCCCATGGTCAAGACGTTGTTGCAGCAAGAGGCCGACATCGAGTTCTTCTTGCGCAACAGCGGCCACGGCACCGGCACCCTGCGCATCGCCGCCACCGCGCCATATTACATTCTCGACCTGGTCAAAGCGTTCCGTGAGCGTTTGCCGCAGATGGCGGTGTCGGTGGACATCGGCAACTCCCAGCAAGTGCTCGAAGCACTGGACGAGTACCGGGTCGACCTCGCCGCCTCATCGCAATTGCTTGAAGACCCCAGGCTGATTCGCCGTGTGTTGGGCACTGACCCGCTGGTGGTGGCGGTGCATCGCAATCACCCGCTGGCCAAACTGGATCATGTGCCGTTGAGCGCGCTGGCCGGGCATTGCCTGCTGATGCGCGAACAGGGCTCGACCACACGCAAACTGACCGAAGACCTGCTCAATGGCGCAGGCGTGAGCGTTGGCCCGCTGCTGGAGATTGGCAGCCGTGAGTCGATACGCGAAGCGGTGCTGCGCAACATCGGGATCAGCATCATTGCCCGGCAAGAAGTCCCCCACGACCCGCAACTGCGGGTGTTGAGCCTTGAAGGCGCGCCGCTGATCTCTGAATACCTGTACTGCCTCAAAGAGCGAAAGTCAGCGCGTTTGCCCGCAGCTTTTCTGGGCTTGGCGCAGGAAATGGCCCCGGCCTGA